One genomic window of Nicotiana sylvestris chromosome 10, ASM39365v2, whole genome shotgun sequence includes the following:
- the LOC138878992 gene encoding uncharacterized protein, which yields MERQYDDPHLLVLKDKVHHGDARDVTIGDDGVLWMQGQICVPNVDGLRELILEEAHSSQYSIHPSNAKMYKDLRQHYWWKGMKKDIVGFVARCLNCQQMKYVTSADRDSGVEVGADHHRLYIPELELCSIDLSL from the exons atggagcgacagtatgatgaccctcatttgcttgtcctcaaggacaaggttcatcaCGGTGATGcgagagatgtgactattggtgatgatggggtattgtgGATGCAGGGCcaaatttgtgtacccaatgttgatgggcttcgggagttgattctggaggaggcccatagctcgcagtattccattcatccgagtaaTGCAAAGATGTAtaaggatttgagacaacactattggtggaaagggatgaagaaagatatagttggattcgtagctcggtgccttaactgtcagcagATGAAGTatgttacttcagcagatagagattccggagtggaagtgggagcggatcaccatagacttt acattccagagttagagctatgtagtattgatcttagcttgtga